One Terriglobia bacterium DNA window includes the following coding sequences:
- the rpmD gene encoding 50S ribosomal protein L30, with the protein MKGTRQDKPAGGAMLRIKYIRSAIGTPPKHKLIIKSLGFKRLNQVVTRVDTPAVRGMVAQIPHLVAILDSE; encoded by the coding sequence ATGAAAGGCACCAGGCAAGACAAACCCGCCGGGGGTGCGATGCTGCGGATCAAGTACATCCGCAGTGCCATCGGGACGCCCCCGAAGCACAAGCTGATCATCAAGAGCCTCGGTTTCAAGCGCCTTAATCAAGTCGTGACCAGGGTGGATACTCCGGCCGTCCGCGGGATGGTGGCCCAGATTCCCCACCTGGTCGCGATTCTGGATTCGGAATAG
- the rplO gene encoding 50S ribosomal protein L15 encodes MTLNSLSPARGANRKPKRVGRGIGTGHSKTATRGYKGQKSRSGTSIRPSFEGGQMPLHRRLPKRGFHNLFRKEYAIVNLESLAKFEAGAKVGPEILKEKGIINNLKDGLKILGSGELLHAIHVRTHRISKSALDKIQKAGGTVEMIARQEKTSA; translated from the coding sequence CTGACATTGAACAGTTTATCGCCGGCGCGAGGCGCCAATCGCAAACCGAAGCGCGTGGGGCGGGGGATCGGCACCGGCCACAGCAAAACCGCGACGCGCGGCTATAAAGGGCAGAAGTCCCGCTCGGGGACTTCGATTCGCCCCAGCTTTGAAGGCGGCCAGATGCCGTTGCACCGGCGCCTGCCCAAGCGCGGCTTCCACAACTTGTTCCGCAAGGAATATGCGATCGTGAATCTGGAAAGCCTGGCCAAATTCGAGGCGGGGGCAAAAGTCGGTCCCGAGATCCTCAAGGAGAAGGGGATTATCAACAACCTCAAGGACGGCCTCAAGATCCTGGGCTCGGGCGAGTTGCTGCACGCAATCCACGTGCGGACGCATCGGATCAGCAAAAGCGCGCTGGATAAGATTCAGAAAGCGGGTGGCACAGTCGAAATGATCGCCAGGCAGGAAAAAACTTCGGCGTAG
- the secY gene encoding preprotein translocase subunit SecY: protein MPEERSPFFSSIKNIASIPDLRKRVLFMLGLLAVYRLGAFIPTPGINHDALDVLFNSQSGTVFGLLDIFSGGNLRRFSIFALGIMPYITASIILQLATVVVPYLEKLSKEGELGRKKITQYTRYLTVVLTLFQGFMTAIALEKSAGTGPSIVQNPGWGFRLMVMITLTTGTAFIMWVGEQITERGIGNGISLIIFAGIVVGLFHAINVIVTNLQQHTWTLFTVIILLVVMILTVAAVVFVERGQRKIPVQYAKRVVGRRVYGGQATHLPLRVNSGGVIPVIFAASIVSIPSTLGMMFPQTFLKSLQMQLAQGMPLYNLLYITGIIFFCFFYVSIIFNPMEVADNIRKYGGYIPGIRPGKRTAEYIDRILSRLTAAGAIYLVLVCLLPEFLISGFKVQPIPLIGPRLDDWLTSAGLSVITTGLGVTFYFGGTSLLIVVGVAMDTVQQVESQLIMRHYDGFLKKGRIRGRRG from the coding sequence ATGCCAGAAGAAAGAAGTCCGTTTTTCAGTTCAATAAAAAATATCGCCAGCATTCCGGACCTGCGCAAACGGGTGCTGTTTATGCTGGGATTGCTCGCCGTCTACCGCCTCGGCGCATTCATTCCGACGCCCGGCATCAACCACGACGCCCTCGATGTTTTGTTCAATTCTCAATCGGGAACCGTTTTCGGCTTGCTCGACATTTTCTCCGGCGGCAACCTCCGGCGCTTCAGTATCTTTGCGCTCGGCATCATGCCTTACATCACGGCGTCCATCATTCTTCAGCTGGCGACGGTCGTGGTCCCCTACCTGGAAAAGCTTTCCAAAGAAGGCGAGCTGGGGCGCAAGAAAATCACCCAGTATACGCGCTACCTGACGGTGGTTCTGACCTTGTTCCAGGGCTTCATGACCGCGATCGCGCTTGAGAAATCCGCCGGTACCGGCCCGTCCATCGTGCAGAATCCGGGCTGGGGCTTCCGGCTCATGGTTATGATCACGCTGACTACCGGAACCGCCTTCATCATGTGGGTGGGAGAGCAGATCACTGAAAGAGGGATAGGCAACGGGATCAGCTTGATCATCTTTGCCGGGATTGTCGTGGGTTTGTTCCACGCTATTAATGTGATTGTGACCAACCTGCAGCAGCATACCTGGACCCTCTTTACGGTGATTATCCTGCTGGTGGTGATGATCCTCACTGTTGCGGCCGTGGTATTCGTGGAGCGCGGGCAGAGGAAGATCCCCGTCCAGTACGCCAAGCGGGTCGTCGGTCGCCGGGTCTACGGCGGGCAGGCTACCCACCTGCCGCTGCGGGTCAACTCCGGCGGTGTAATTCCGGTGATCTTCGCGGCATCGATCGTGTCCATTCCTTCGACACTCGGCATGATGTTTCCGCAGACGTTCCTGAAGAGTCTCCAGATGCAGCTCGCCCAGGGGATGCCCCTGTACAACCTGCTCTACATCACCGGGATCATCTTCTTCTGCTTCTTCTACGTCAGCATCATCTTCAATCCCATGGAGGTGGCGGACAATATCCGGAAGTACGGCGGCTACATTCCGGGGATACGGCCGGGGAAGCGGACGGCGGAATACATTGACCGGATCCTGAGCCGCCTCACGGCGGCAGGCGCCATTTATCTCGTGCTCGTCTGCCTGCTGCCCGAATTCCTGATTTCAGGATTCAAGGTTCAGCCGATCCCCCTGATCGGTCCCAGGCTCGACGACTGGCTGACCAGCGCGGGGCTGAGCGTCATTACCACCGGGCTCGGCGTAACCTTCTATTTCGGCGGTACTTCATTGCTGATCGTTGTCGGCGTGGCCATGGATACGGTCCAGCAGGTCGAATCGCAATTGATCATGCGTCACTATGACGGGTTCTTGAAAAAAGGCCGGATTCGCGGCCGCAGGGGGTGA